One genomic region from Rothia dentocariosa ATCC 17931 encodes:
- the truB gene encoding tRNA pseudouridine(55) synthase TruB gives MAKARERGPSGLLVVNKPAGMTSHDVVSKIRWIAGTRRVGHAGTLDPAATGVLVLGLNKATKLLTYLVGQDKTYEARLVLGAATLTEDAEGELTGIARAEAVRALTREKIENAVRSLTGNIMQVPSAVSAIKVKGVRSYARVRDGEDIELAARKVTIHEAAVHEVRDSELDTRLYTVAEGLDIPACVPVVEVDITVSCSSGTYIRAFARDVGKALGVGGHLSALNRIRVGNVYQREALDLAELMKERENADGPLDLPVLSLEEAARRLFNVRQLSTQEATDISFGRCITAGEEGSDVFALGTQSPESQHASTEGITAAFAPDGTLVALIENVKFRGTRCAAPVLVFEAGIDFSREAGERL, from the coding sequence GTGGCAAAAGCTCGGGAGCGTGGACCGTCAGGTTTGCTGGTGGTGAATAAACCTGCTGGCATGACGAGCCATGATGTAGTCTCGAAGATCCGCTGGATTGCCGGTACGCGGCGTGTTGGTCATGCAGGTACTCTTGATCCGGCGGCGACCGGTGTGTTGGTTTTGGGCTTGAATAAAGCGACAAAGCTTTTGACGTATTTAGTTGGTCAGGATAAAACTTATGAGGCTCGCCTGGTGTTAGGGGCCGCAACTCTGACAGAGGACGCTGAGGGAGAGCTCACCGGGATTGCTCGCGCGGAGGCTGTGAGGGCTCTGACTCGGGAGAAGATTGAAAACGCTGTACGATCTTTGACGGGTAATATTATGCAGGTTCCCTCCGCCGTTTCGGCGATTAAGGTTAAGGGTGTGCGTTCTTATGCTCGGGTTCGTGACGGCGAGGATATTGAACTTGCCGCCCGAAAGGTCACGATTCATGAGGCCGCTGTTCATGAGGTGCGCGATAGCGAACTTGATACTCGACTATATACTGTTGCCGAGGGGCTTGATATTCCTGCGTGTGTACCAGTTGTTGAGGTAGATATTACGGTTTCCTGCTCTTCTGGAACCTATATTCGTGCTTTTGCTCGTGATGTGGGTAAAGCCCTGGGCGTTGGGGGCCATTTGAGTGCTTTGAACCGTATTCGTGTAGGGAATGTGTATCAGCGTGAGGCGCTTGATTTAGCTGAACTCATGAAGGAGCGCGAGAACGCTGATGGGCCGCTAGACTTACCCGTACTTTCTCTTGAGGAGGCGGCACGGCGTCTGTTCAACGTTCGGCAGCTTTCGACGCAAGAGGCGACCGATATTTCATTTGGTCGGTGCATTACAGCCGGTGAGGAGGGCTCAGATGTTTTTGCTTTAGGTACACAAAGCCCGGAGTCTCAGCATGCCAGTACCGAGGGGATAACTGCCGCATTTGCGCCGGACGGAACACTGGTGGCTCTTATAGAGAATGTGAAGTTTCGGGGAACCCGATGTGCGGCGCCCGTGCTCGTATTTGAAGCAGGAATTGACTTCTCGCGGGAAGCGGGGGAGCGGTTATGA
- a CDS encoding DUF4345 domain-containing protein has product MTRDKNSQKAEKKSHSTSEPVTQPQPVISAQSEYPQKARTASAQQPAQKIGSESSAQKSARGSKNTAPAGSQKTTAVRTVEDVAKPQNQGVFRAVTALYGALVMLYAGWQIFSGARAVPENDGLAANASLESNYAFFAAIYFGLGLSFLVIAVKFKWVNMLAISCLVVFLGGVGRIMSWATHGTPHWSLIVLMVTELVIPPCLLIWYAWINKSNKIRQDMLQASQQGKSSR; this is encoded by the coding sequence ATGACTCGTGATAAGAACTCGCAGAAGGCCGAGAAAAAATCGCATTCAACCTCTGAACCGGTAACTCAGCCGCAGCCGGTGATTTCAGCGCAGTCGGAGTATCCGCAGAAAGCGCGCACTGCGTCGGCCCAACAGCCTGCACAGAAAATCGGATCTGAATCCAGTGCTCAGAAATCTGCTCGCGGATCAAAAAATACTGCCCCTGCAGGATCGCAGAAAACGACGGCCGTGCGTACGGTGGAGGACGTCGCCAAGCCTCAGAACCAAGGGGTTTTTCGCGCTGTGACCGCACTTTACGGTGCTTTGGTTATGCTCTATGCGGGGTGGCAGATCTTCTCAGGCGCCCGTGCTGTGCCAGAGAATGATGGTCTGGCGGCAAATGCTTCTCTGGAATCAAATTATGCGTTTTTCGCCGCAATATACTTCGGCTTGGGGCTCTCATTCCTTGTTATCGCTGTGAAGTTCAAGTGGGTCAATATGCTGGCAATATCCTGTCTGGTGGTTTTCTTAGGCGGCGTGGGACGTATTATGTCGTGGGCTACTCACGGTACCCCGCATTGGTCGCTGATCGTGCTGATGGTGACTGAGCTGGTCATTCCTCCATGCCTGTTGATTTGGTACGCCTGGATTAATAAGTCCAATAAGATTCGGCAGGATATGCTTCAGGCTTCGCAACAGGGAAAATCCTCTCGTTAG
- a CDS encoding bifunctional riboflavin kinase/FAD synthetase: MTLYTELSDIPADFGPSVVTIGNFDGVHIGHARVISRVVEVANEHGLVSVAVSFDPHPMQVHHPELKHQEIMGQGSRRYFMCQLGLQNYLLLHYDLEFAKQSPEEFVKSVFVDTLRARYVVIGDDVRFGHKNSGDLNTMRELGKKYGFEVIVVDDLMADEKTRCSSTRIREYLNAGDMEGAARLLGRPHLMYGEVVHGLARGRELGFPTANLELEARGFIPVDGVYAGWLTDESGEKHPAAISVGTNPTFDGIENRQVEAHVINRPQERVEDFDLYGQHVVVEFVKHLRPMVAYHGIDALIEQINQDVAQARDVLAAGSYA; the protein is encoded by the coding sequence GTGACCCTCTATACCGAGTTGAGCGATATTCCAGCGGATTTCGGTCCGTCCGTAGTGACTATCGGCAATTTTGATGGCGTGCATATTGGTCACGCTCGCGTTATTTCACGTGTTGTCGAGGTAGCGAATGAGCACGGGCTTGTTTCGGTTGCTGTTTCGTTTGATCCGCACCCTATGCAGGTGCATCATCCTGAACTGAAGCATCAGGAAATTATGGGTCAGGGGTCAAGACGTTATTTCATGTGCCAGCTTGGCCTGCAGAACTACCTACTGCTGCATTACGACCTAGAGTTTGCGAAGCAGAGCCCCGAAGAATTTGTGAAGTCCGTCTTTGTTGATACCCTGCGTGCACGTTATGTCGTGATCGGCGATGATGTGCGTTTTGGGCACAAGAATTCGGGCGATTTAAACACAATGCGCGAACTGGGGAAGAAATACGGGTTTGAGGTCATCGTGGTTGATGATTTGATGGCCGATGAAAAAACTCGATGCTCTTCAACCCGCATCCGCGAATATTTGAACGCGGGGGACATGGAAGGTGCGGCTCGGCTGCTTGGTCGTCCGCACCTGATGTACGGGGAAGTCGTGCACGGCTTGGCGCGTGGGCGTGAACTGGGGTTCCCTACAGCAAATTTGGAGCTGGAGGCGCGCGGCTTTATCCCGGTTGATGGTGTGTATGCCGGATGGTTGACCGATGAATCTGGTGAAAAGCATCCGGCGGCTATATCCGTGGGTACAAACCCAACCTTCGACGGCATTGAAAACCGTCAGGTTGAGGCGCATGTTATTAACCGTCCTCAAGAACGCGTTGAGGACTTTGACCTTTATGGGCAGCATGTGGTTGTGGAATTTGTGAAGCACCTGCGCCCTATGGTTGCGTACCATGGCATTGATGCTTTGATCGAACAGATTAATCAGGATGTTGCGCAGGCGCGCGATGTGCTTGCCGCCGGGTCTTACGCTTAG
- a CDS encoding S-ribosylhomocysteine lyase yields MKKMNVESFNLDHRAVVAPYVRIADRKELPGGDTLIKYDVRFTQPNKGHLEMPVVHSIEHMSAEHMRNHTDKLIDFSPMGCQTGFYALTLGLELQEFLPILEATLRDILTATEVPAANEIQCGWGANHTLEGAQNAAREFLAARADWEQVMAA; encoded by the coding sequence ATGAAAAAAATGAACGTCGAGTCTTTCAACCTTGATCATCGTGCCGTTGTGGCCCCCTATGTGCGGATTGCAGACCGCAAGGAATTGCCCGGTGGAGATACCCTCATCAAATACGATGTCCGCTTCACTCAGCCTAACAAGGGCCATCTTGAAATGCCCGTCGTACATTCGATCGAGCATATGAGCGCCGAGCACATGCGCAACCACACCGATAAGCTCATCGATTTTTCACCAATGGGATGCCAAACTGGGTTTTACGCCCTCACCCTGGGGCTAGAGCTGCAGGAGTTCTTGCCCATCCTGGAAGCGACTCTACGAGATATTCTCACGGCTACCGAGGTGCCCGCCGCGAATGAAATACAGTGCGGTTGGGGCGCTAACCACACCCTTGAAGGGGCGCAGAATGCTGCACGTGAATTCCTCGCCGCACGTGCTGACTGGGAGCAGGTGATGGCGGCGTGA
- the mtnN gene encoding 5'-methylthioadenosine/S-adenosylhomocysteine nucleosidase yields the protein MSEQHHSGEQGHSEEAAQMFPTDFTPADIFNEMYADLENLNDLMMSFSNAIVIQVAMDEELAPFLAATEQAQPSFTEGVAKFYPRYLMLEEDQVPLLLVRSKIGLVNAASAVTEAINYATNCLGVISAGTAGGLAQHINVGDIVLGSNYLYTDADATIFGYERGQIPGMPVSYGDRDSDWEEAIEAALSALKSAQEEGSWAVHQGRMLAGNSFVTEYNVKDTREAFDAALSTDMETTAIAQICSNYDVSFMAVRCISDLCGPAADQEFHLSVDVVAPRSARYALQIAAELWTQQELPALELNLED from the coding sequence GTGAGCGAACAGCATCACTCTGGCGAACAGGGGCACTCCGAAGAAGCTGCGCAGATGTTCCCCACAGACTTTACGCCGGCGGATATTTTTAACGAAATGTATGCCGACTTGGAGAACCTGAACGACCTCATGATGAGCTTCTCAAACGCGATCGTCATTCAGGTTGCGATGGATGAAGAGCTAGCCCCGTTCCTCGCAGCGACCGAGCAAGCACAGCCCTCCTTCACTGAAGGCGTAGCAAAATTCTACCCACGTTATCTTATGCTTGAAGAAGATCAGGTTCCCCTTCTGCTGGTTCGCTCCAAAATTGGGTTAGTCAATGCCGCATCCGCCGTCACGGAAGCTATCAACTACGCGACTAACTGTTTGGGGGTTATCAGTGCAGGAACCGCCGGTGGTCTTGCGCAGCACATCAACGTTGGAGATATAGTACTGGGGTCAAATTACCTGTACACTGATGCCGACGCAACCATTTTTGGATACGAACGCGGGCAGATTCCTGGGATGCCCGTATCCTATGGCGATCGTGACTCGGACTGGGAAGAGGCGATTGAAGCGGCGCTTTCAGCTCTTAAATCGGCACAGGAGGAAGGTTCCTGGGCGGTGCACCAAGGGCGGATGCTTGCGGGTAACTCATTCGTGACTGAGTACAACGTGAAGGACACCCGAGAGGCCTTCGATGCGGCACTCAGCACCGATATGGAGACCACGGCGATCGCGCAGATCTGCAGTAACTATGATGTTTCTTTTATGGCGGTACGCTGCATCTCTGATTTATGCGGCCCAGCAGCAGATCAGGAATTTCATCTTTCGGTCGATGTGGTGGCTCCCCGCTCGGCGCGATATGCGCTGCAGATTGCCGCTGAGCTCTGGACACAGCAGGAATTACCCGCTCTTGAGTTGAACCTTGAAGACTAA
- a CDS encoding amino acid permease, whose protein sequence is MKNNANSAATTANGAISTEDAPQLSRGLSLRHIMFIALGSAIGTGLFYGSASAIQLAGPAVLLAYVIGGAAVFMVMRAMGELALAHPVSGAFSEYATRYLGPWAGFVTGWSYALEMALVAIADVTAFAVYMKFWFPQSPSWIWIVSVLLILLAINLAKVKAFGETEFWFTIVKVSAIIAMIVGGIILLFVGVQAHTSVKPSVTNLWALDGGFMPEGFTGFLACFTVVMFAFGGIENIGIAAGEAENPRTSIPKAIRTVPFRILIFYVLTLSVIMSLYPWYSVTKENSPFVQIFENLGIPAAGSILNVVIITAAVSAMNADVYGAGRMMYGLAKQGLAPKSFGKVAKNGAPWMTTLLMIVVMAVGVIVNIAFENAFEVVASLATFATVFVWVMILLAHIAYKRGGCEDEVQPVRLPLVVSYITLAFMAFIVVLFGFFDDTRLALVVGAIWCVFLLAYYRLAVAPRLAKNTKLAITSDAQDG, encoded by the coding sequence ATGAAGAATAACGCTAACTCTGCGGCAACCACCGCAAATGGCGCTATCTCCACCGAGGATGCGCCCCAGCTATCGCGCGGACTCTCCCTGCGTCACATCATGTTCATTGCGCTTGGCTCGGCAATCGGCACCGGACTCTTTTACGGCTCCGCCTCCGCTATTCAACTGGCGGGCCCCGCTGTACTACTCGCCTATGTGATTGGCGGAGCTGCCGTTTTCATGGTGATGCGCGCTATGGGGGAGCTCGCACTGGCACACCCCGTATCTGGCGCATTCTCGGAATACGCAACCCGGTATCTGGGACCTTGGGCTGGGTTCGTCACCGGCTGGAGCTATGCTCTGGAAATGGCGCTCGTTGCCATCGCGGATGTGACAGCATTTGCAGTATATATGAAATTCTGGTTCCCCCAGTCGCCCTCGTGGATCTGGATCGTATCGGTGCTGCTCATTTTGCTCGCCATTAACCTTGCCAAGGTGAAAGCCTTTGGCGAGACAGAATTTTGGTTCACTATTGTCAAGGTAAGCGCTATTATCGCCATGATTGTGGGCGGAATTATTCTGCTTTTCGTCGGCGTGCAGGCACACACCTCGGTGAAGCCGTCCGTTACGAATCTGTGGGCGCTTGATGGTGGTTTTATGCCCGAAGGGTTTACTGGTTTCCTGGCATGTTTTACCGTGGTAATGTTTGCCTTTGGCGGTATTGAGAATATCGGTATTGCGGCGGGGGAGGCGGAAAACCCACGCACGTCGATTCCTAAGGCTATTCGTACTGTGCCGTTCCGCATTCTGATCTTCTATGTGCTGACTCTCTCCGTCATTATGTCGCTCTACCCTTGGTACTCTGTCACTAAAGAGAACTCGCCTTTTGTGCAGATCTTCGAGAACCTGGGAATTCCGGCGGCAGGATCAATCCTCAACGTGGTTATTATTACCGCCGCCGTGTCTGCGATGAATGCCGATGTTTACGGTGCCGGGCGTATGATGTACGGGCTGGCAAAGCAGGGGCTGGCCCCGAAATCATTCGGCAAGGTTGCAAAAAACGGTGCGCCCTGGATGACGACTCTTCTGATGATCGTGGTTATGGCGGTGGGCGTGATCGTGAATATCGCGTTCGAGAATGCTTTTGAAGTAGTCGCTTCGCTGGCAACATTCGCGACCGTTTTCGTGTGGGTTATGATTCTGCTGGCGCACATCGCCTATAAACGTGGGGGTTGCGAAGACGAAGTGCAGCCCGTGCGGCTTCCTCTGGTCGTCAGCTATATAACGCTTGCGTTTATGGCGTTCATCGTCGTGCTATTCGGATTCTTCGATGACACTCGTTTGGCTCTTGTTGTTGGCGCTATATGGTGTGTTTTCCTTCTCGCGTACTATCGCCTAGCGGTAGCGCCACGGTTGGCAAAGAACACAAAACTGGCGATCACGTCTGATGCTCAGGATGGATAA
- the rpsO gene encoding 30S ribosomal protein S15, producing MALDPAIKQEIIKEYATHEGDTGSPEVQIAVLSRRISDLTEHLKFHKHDHHSRRGLMILVGRRRNMLGYLKDIDIERYRSLIERLGLRR from the coding sequence GTGGCATTGGATCCCGCTATCAAGCAGGAAATCATCAAGGAATACGCAACTCACGAGGGTGACACTGGTTCTCCCGAGGTGCAGATTGCAGTTCTGTCTCGTCGAATCTCCGATCTGACTGAGCATTTGAAGTTCCACAAGCACGATCACCACTCCCGTCGTGGTCTGATGATCCTCGTGGGTCGTCGTCGCAATATGCTAGGCTACCTCAAGGATATTGATATTGAACGCTACCGTTCGCTCATTGAGCGTCTTGGTCTGCGTCGCTAA
- a CDS encoding polyribonucleotide nucleotidyltransferase produces MEGPEIQFSEVEIDNGIHGKRHVRFETGRLAKQAAGSVLVTIDDETTLLSATAIGKSPREGFDFFPLTVDVEERMYAAGKIPGSFFRREGRPPTEAILAARLIDRPLRPAFTKGIRNEVQVVVTVLTIEPDEIYNTFAINAASASTALSGAPFSGPIGGVRMALIDGQWVCFPKYSQLENAVFDMAVAGRIVTKADGSEDVAIMMVEAEATDNSWKLIKEDGHAAPTEEIVAEGLEAAKPFIAALCKAQVDLVERAGKPDLELPYFGGHGEDVDAAVKDFAGERLVEVYSIAGKQDREAAAAELEAELMEALTGEGKEFEERANEVSVAFAALTKHTVRQRILTEQVRIDGRGLTDIRQLTAEVEVLPRVHGSAIFERGETQIMGVTTLNMLKLEQQLDSLYPVTSKRYIHHYNFPPYSTGETGRVGSPKRREIGHGALAERALTPVLPSREEFPYAIRQVSEALGSNGSTSMGSVCASTLSLLNAGVPLRAPVAGIAMGLVSDEVDGETRYAALTDILGAEDALGDMDFKVAGTSEFVTAIQLDTKLDGIPASVLAGALTQAREARLHILDVLTAAIDAPDEMSEFAPRIISVKVPVAKIGEVIGPKGKMINQIQEDTGADISIEDDGTVFIGATDGPSAEAARTAINAIANPQVPEVGERYLGTVVKVTDFGAFISLTPGKDGLLHISEMRKLNGGKRVVDAEDVVSVGQKVQVEITKIDDRGKLSLSPVIDAEDAE; encoded by the coding sequence GTGGAAGGTCCCGAAATCCAATTCTCTGAAGTAGAAATTGACAATGGTATTCATGGCAAACGCCATGTACGTTTTGAAACTGGCCGTCTCGCCAAACAAGCGGCAGGATCCGTGCTCGTCACGATTGATGACGAAACAACGCTGCTTTCAGCAACCGCAATTGGTAAATCTCCCCGCGAGGGCTTTGACTTCTTCCCGCTGACCGTAGACGTTGAAGAGCGCATGTACGCCGCCGGTAAAATTCCCGGTTCGTTCTTCCGCCGCGAGGGGCGACCCCCGACCGAGGCGATTCTTGCGGCACGTCTAATCGACCGTCCGCTGCGCCCCGCTTTTACCAAGGGTATTCGTAACGAAGTGCAGGTTGTCGTCACCGTTCTGACCATCGAGCCAGACGAAATTTACAATACCTTTGCGATTAACGCAGCATCCGCATCAACCGCGTTATCGGGTGCGCCCTTTAGCGGGCCTATCGGTGGTGTGCGTATGGCCCTTATTGACGGGCAGTGGGTGTGCTTCCCCAAATACTCTCAGCTGGAAAACGCCGTATTCGATATGGCTGTGGCCGGTCGCATCGTGACCAAGGCCGATGGCAGTGAAGACGTTGCGATCATGATGGTAGAGGCAGAGGCAACCGATAATTCTTGGAAGCTCATCAAGGAAGACGGACACGCTGCTCCCACCGAAGAGATCGTGGCTGAAGGTTTGGAGGCTGCGAAGCCCTTTATTGCTGCTCTGTGCAAGGCGCAGGTTGATCTTGTTGAGCGTGCCGGTAAACCCGATCTGGAGCTTCCCTACTTCGGCGGGCATGGTGAAGACGTTGACGCCGCCGTGAAGGACTTCGCGGGCGAGCGCCTCGTGGAAGTTTACTCCATCGCGGGTAAACAGGACCGTGAAGCCGCTGCCGCTGAGCTTGAAGCCGAGCTGATGGAAGCCCTCACCGGGGAAGGTAAAGAGTTTGAGGAGCGCGCTAATGAAGTTTCAGTGGCGTTTGCGGCTCTTACCAAGCACACCGTGCGCCAGCGCATCCTCACTGAACAGGTGCGCATTGATGGTCGCGGACTCACCGATATTCGTCAGTTGACCGCCGAGGTTGAAGTACTGCCGCGCGTGCACGGTTCGGCGATTTTTGAGCGCGGCGAAACCCAGATTATGGGCGTGACTACCTTGAATATGCTCAAGCTGGAACAGCAGCTCGATTCGCTGTACCCGGTCACGTCCAAGCGTTACATTCACCACTACAACTTCCCGCCGTACTCTACCGGCGAGACCGGCCGTGTTGGTTCGCCCAAGCGCCGCGAAATCGGTCACGGTGCACTTGCGGAACGTGCACTTACCCCGGTGCTGCCCTCACGCGAGGAATTCCCCTACGCGATCCGCCAGGTCTCTGAGGCTCTGGGCTCGAACGGCTCCACGTCGATGGGCTCGGTCTGCGCTTCGACCCTGTCGCTGCTCAATGCCGGTGTGCCTCTGCGCGCGCCCGTTGCAGGTATCGCAATGGGTCTTGTCTCTGATGAGGTTGATGGCGAAACTCGTTACGCCGCACTGACCGATATTCTGGGTGCCGAAGATGCCCTAGGCGATATGGACTTCAAGGTCGCCGGTACCAGCGAATTTGTGACTGCTATTCAGCTGGACACCAAGCTCGACGGTATTCCTGCATCTGTGCTGGCGGGCGCACTGACCCAGGCACGTGAGGCTCGCCTGCACATTCTGGATGTGCTCACCGCAGCCATCGATGCCCCTGATGAGATGAGCGAATTTGCGCCGCGCATCATCTCGGTGAAGGTTCCGGTCGCTAAGATCGGCGAGGTGATCGGCCCGAAGGGCAAGATGATTAACCAGATTCAGGAAGATACCGGTGCCGATATTTCGATTGAAGACGATGGTACTGTCTTTATCGGTGCAACCGACGGTCCTTCGGCTGAGGCTGCACGCACCGCTATCAACGCGATCGCGAACCCGCAGGTTCCCGAGGTCGGCGAGCGCTACCTGGGTACCGTTGTGAAGGTGACCGATTTCGGTGCGTTCATTTCGCTTACCCCTGGTAAGGACGGTCTGCTTCATATTTCTGAGATGCGCAAGCTCAACGGTGGTAAGCGTGTGGTGGATGCCGAAGACGTTGTTTCGGTGGGGCAGAAGGTGCAGGTTGAGATCACTAAGATTGACGATCGCGGCAAGCTTTCGCTCTCCCCGGTGATTGATGCTGAGGATGCCGAGTAG
- a CDS encoding M16 family metallopeptidase → MPISLPVARDEITAELDYERGRLVYEGVNGNEVRRSILPGGVRVITERMPGTRGVSLGFWVGVGSRDEAPGMLGSTHFLEHLLFKGTPSRTAFDIAQAFDAVGGESNALTAKEHTCYYARVLDDDTPMAVDVLADMVSNALLDPEHLEQERGVILEEIAMDQDDPTDVAFENFVEQLMGQNPLGRPIGGTPQEIMQVPRDAVWEHYKKYYTPDRLVISAAGSLEHSHIVNLVLDALTRYGWNLLEGVVPVPRRVRTESGIVPFSKLHEVQKGFEQTNIVMGCPSIIAGDERRYAMSVLSSAFGSGMSSRLFQEIREKRGLAYSTFAFSGAYSDAGYFGMYAGCLPAKTEQVCELLQYEFDKLVSAGITEEELSKVRGQLAGSTVLGSEDSGSRMSRLGRAELDSGKFTSTDELLEKIRAVTLDDVHDLARYLGEQQMITTIVR, encoded by the coding sequence ATGCCTATTTCTCTTCCCGTTGCGCGCGATGAGATTACCGCTGAGCTCGACTATGAACGCGGTCGCCTGGTTTACGAGGGCGTAAATGGTAATGAAGTTCGCCGATCGATTTTGCCCGGTGGTGTTCGGGTGATAACGGAGCGGATGCCTGGCACCCGCGGCGTTTCCCTCGGATTCTGGGTGGGGGTCGGCTCCCGGGATGAAGCACCCGGTATGTTGGGGTCTACCCACTTTTTGGAGCACCTGCTCTTTAAAGGAACTCCGTCTCGAACTGCTTTTGATATTGCCCAGGCATTCGACGCGGTGGGAGGCGAATCAAACGCCCTCACTGCGAAGGAACATACCTGCTATTATGCGCGTGTACTTGACGATGATACCCCGATGGCGGTTGATGTTCTGGCTGATATGGTGAGTAACGCTTTGCTCGATCCAGAGCATCTGGAGCAGGAGCGCGGGGTGATTCTGGAAGAGATTGCCATGGACCAGGATGATCCTACGGACGTTGCCTTCGAGAATTTTGTAGAACAGCTTATGGGCCAGAACCCGCTGGGTCGCCCGATTGGTGGTACTCCGCAGGAGATTATGCAGGTTCCGCGGGATGCTGTGTGGGAACATTACAAAAAGTATTACACGCCGGATCGCCTCGTCATCTCGGCGGCTGGGTCGCTGGAGCACTCGCACATCGTAAACCTTGTGTTGGATGCGCTCACCCGCTACGGCTGGAACCTTCTTGAGGGTGTGGTTCCGGTACCGCGCCGTGTGCGTACTGAGAGCGGTATTGTCCCGTTTTCCAAACTGCACGAGGTGCAGAAGGGCTTTGAACAGACCAATATTGTGATGGGGTGCCCGAGTATTATCGCTGGGGATGAGCGCCGCTACGCGATGAGTGTGCTGTCGAGTGCTTTTGGGTCGGGCATGTCTTCGCGGCTTTTCCAAGAGATTCGTGAAAAACGCGGGCTGGCGTACAGTACGTTTGCGTTCTCGGGCGCCTACTCCGATGCGGGGTATTTCGGCATGTACGCAGGGTGCTTGCCCGCTAAAACCGAGCAGGTGTGTGAACTCTTGCAGTATGAGTTTGATAAGTTGGTGTCCGCAGGAATTACTGAGGAAGAGCTCAGTAAAGTACGTGGGCAGCTGGCCGGTTCAACTGTTTTGGGCAGTGAGGACTCGGGTTCTCGGATGTCCCGACTGGGGCGTGCCGAGCTGGACTCAGGGAAATTCACGAGCACCGATGAGCTATTGGAAAAAATTCGTGCGGTTACCCTTGACGATGTGCACGACCTTGCCAGGTATCTGGGGGAGCAGCAGATGATCACTACGATTGTGCGCTAA
- a CDS encoding epoxide hydrolase family protein, whose amino-acid sequence MRDLYIDVSHEVLEDLKVRLRGARFPVVLDEQESSAGISVEFMKNLVDYWLTEYNWAAQQKILNSYRHGIYTIQGKELHALHEQSPQNLGTVLLIHGWPDSFLRYIPVIHPLVEAEYNVVVPSLPGFAFSEQLEKHTVADIAERLHTLMEQLGYEHYMVHGGDWGASIGQQMALRYPQSILKLHLTDVPFSNQYSLDRSTLSDAEQDYLNRVARWSQVEGGYYMLLSTKPLTVSYGFADSPVFLAAFMAEKMQSWSENGISWDIIIANTMLYWITNTGHSAARIYREALGTGNIQQGRVEVPTAFAIFPHDISNPPREYAERFFNVVRFTHPERGGHFAALEEPELFVQDLLEFLAA is encoded by the coding sequence ATGCGAGACCTATATATTGACGTATCGCACGAAGTACTTGAAGACCTGAAGGTCCGTTTGCGGGGTGCACGTTTTCCTGTTGTTCTAGATGAACAGGAAAGTAGCGCAGGAATCTCGGTCGAGTTTATGAAAAATCTCGTGGACTATTGGCTTACCGAGTATAACTGGGCGGCGCAACAGAAAATATTGAACTCGTATCGTCATGGCATCTATACAATACAGGGCAAAGAGCTGCACGCTCTTCATGAGCAAAGTCCACAAAATCTTGGTACAGTTCTGCTGATTCACGGCTGGCCCGATTCTTTCTTACGGTATATTCCGGTGATTCATCCTCTTGTTGAGGCGGAGTATAACGTTGTTGTTCCCTCGCTTCCCGGATTCGCTTTCTCGGAACAGCTGGAAAAACATACTGTCGCAGATATTGCCGAGCGGCTCCATACGTTGATGGAACAGTTGGGTTATGAACACTATATGGTACACGGCGGTGATTGGGGAGCCTCGATTGGTCAGCAGATGGCGCTGCGTTATCCGCAGAGTATCCTGAAACTGCACTTGACCGATGTCCCGTTTTCAAACCAGTATTCTCTCGATAGGAGCACGCTTTCGGATGCAGAACAAGATTATTTGAACCGGGTTGCGCGTTGGTCGCAGGTTGAAGGCGGTTACTATATGCTGCTTTCCACAAAACCTTTGACTGTTTCTTACGGTTTTGCCGATTCACCAGTATTTTTGGCTGCTTTTATGGCGGAGAAAATGCAGTCGTGGAGCGAAAACGGGATTTCATGGGATATTATTATCGCAAATACGATGCTGTACTGGATAACGAATACCGGGCACTCTGCCGCAAGGATATATCGGGAGGCTTTGGGCACCGGGAATATACAGCAGGGTAGGGTAGAGGTGCCAACCGCATTCGCGATTTTCCCGCACGATATCAGTAATCCTCCACGCGAATATGCGGAACGGTTTTTCAATGTTGTTAGGTTTACACATCCTGAGCGCGGCGGACACTTTGCGGCTCTGGAGGAGCCGGAGCTTTTCGTTCAAGACCTCCTGGAATTTCTGGCAGCCTAA